The Struthio camelus isolate bStrCam1 chromosome 12, bStrCam1.hap1, whole genome shotgun sequence genome includes a window with the following:
- the ISL2 gene encoding insulin gene enhancer protein ISL-2 — MVDVLLPPPRPGAMGEPAKRRPGRARCAGCGGRIQDRFLLRVSPDLEWHAACLKCAECGQPLDETCTCFLRDGKAYCKRDYSRLFGIKCARCRAGVSSSDLVMRARDHVYHLECFRCAACGRQLLPGDQFCLRERDLLCRADHPPPPDGAAARGPRSPALPPPAAPHLPEPVPGRPPAPRPPAHKAAEKTTRVRTVLNEKQLHTLRTCYAANPRPDALMKEQLVEMTGLSPRVIRVWFQNKRCKDKKKSLLMKQLQQQQHSDKTSLQGLTGTPLVAGSPVRHESAVQGSAVEVQTYQPPWKALSDFALQSDLEQPAFQQLVSFSESGSLGTSSGSDVTSLSSQLPDTPNSMVPSPAET; from the exons atGGTGGacgtgctgctgccgccgccgcgcccgggcgccatgggcgagcccgccaaga ggcggccggggcgggcgcgctgCGCGGGCTGCGGGGGCCGCATCCAGGACCGCTTCCTGCTGCGCGTCTCGCCCGACCTGGAGTGGCACGCCGCCTGCCTCAAGTGCGCCGAGTGCGGCCAGCCCCTCGACGAGACCTGCACGTGCTTCCTCCGCGACGGCAAGGCCTACTGCAAGCGCGACTACAGCAG GCTCTTCGGCATCAAGTGCGCCCGGTGCCGGGCGGGGGTGAGCAGCAGCGACCTGGTGATGCGCGCCCGCGACCACGTCTACCACCTCGAGTGCTTCCGCTGCGCCGCCTGCGGCCGCCAGCTCCTGCCCGGCGACCAGTTCTGCCTGCGGGAGCGCGACCTGCTCTGCCGCGCCGAccacccgccgccccccgacggcgccgccgcccgcgggccgcgcagccccgcgctgccgccgcccgccgccccgcacctGCCAG AGCCGGTgcccgggcggccgcccgccccgcggccgccggcgcacAAGGCGGCGGAGAAGACGACCCGCGTGCGGACGGTGCTCAACGAGAAGCAGCTGCACACGCTGCGGACCTGCTACGCCGCCAACCCGCGCCCCGACGCCCTCATGAAGGAGCAGCTGGTGGAGATGACGGGGCTGAGCCCCCGCGTGATCCGCGTCTGGTTCCAGAACAAGCGCTGCAAGGACAAGAAGAAGTCCCTGCTCATgaagcagctccagcagcagcagcacagcgaCAAGACG AGCCTGCAGGGCCTCACCGGGACGCCGCTGGTGGCCGGCAGCCCCGTGCGCCACGAGAGCGCCGTGCAGGGCAGCGCCGTCGAGGTGCAGACCTACCAGCCGCCCTGGAAGGCGCTCAGCGACTTCGCCCTGCAGAGCGACCTGGAGCAACCCGCCTTCCAGCAGCTG gTCTCCTTCTCCGAGTCCGGCTCCTTGGGCACCTCGTCGGGCAGCGACGTGACCTCGCTGTCCTCCCAGCTCCCCGACACCCCCAACAGCATGGTGCCCAGCCCGGCCGAGACgtga